The following coding sequences lie in one Pseudorca crassidens isolate mPseCra1 chromosome 2, mPseCra1.hap1, whole genome shotgun sequence genomic window:
- the IL20 gene encoding LOW QUALITY PROTEIN: interleukin-20 (The sequence of the model RefSeq protein was modified relative to this genomic sequence to represent the inferred CDS: substituted 1 base at 1 genomic stop codon) — MKGSGLPLCLLSAVFYVFWTPSARLKTLHLGSCVITTSLQAIRSGFSEIQDRQPKDEIIDLRILRKTQPLQDTKPAGQCCLLRHILRLYLDRVFKNXQTPDHRILQKISGLANSFLTIKKDLCLCHAHMTCPSGEEAMEKYSQLMSHYEELQPQAAVVKALGELDILLSWMEEMD, encoded by the exons ATGAAAGGCTCTGGTCTTCCCCTCTGCCTTCTTTCTGCTGTGTTTTATGTCTTCTGGACACCTTCTGCCAGGCTGAAGACACTCCATTTGGGAAGCTGTGTGATCACCACAAGTCTTCAGGCAATTCGAAGTGGATTTTCAGAGATACAGGACAGA CAACCCAAAGATGAAATCATTGACCTCAGAATCTTGAGGAAGACTCAGCCTTTGCAAGACACGAAG CCTGCAGGTCAGTGCTGCCTCCTCCGCCATATACTGAGACTCTACCTGGACAGAGTATTCAAAAACTAACAGACCCCTGACCACCGTATCCTCCAGAAGATCAGCGGTCTCGCCAACTCTTTTCTTACCATCAAGAAGGACCTCTGTCTCTGT CATGCCCATATGACATGCCCTAGTGGGGAGGAAGCAATGGAGAAATACAGCCAGCTTATGAGCCACTACGAAGAG CTTCAGCCTCAAGCAGCAGTGGTGAAGGCTTTGGGGGAGCTAGACATTCTCCTGAGCTGGATGGAGGAGATGGACTAG